The following proteins come from a genomic window of Halobaculum sp. MBLA0147:
- a CDS encoding NAD(P)/FAD-dependent oxidoreductase, with amino-acid sequence MTETQSGDDGTEKTGNEDDGAATTGIGDGGTESESDRETRTETDESRDAVIVGGGVAGLSAATFLARADRDTLVIDAGDSILRRNAHLENFPGFPAGVNARRLLELLAEQAAGAGADRREATVASVRPTAEGFVVETEPGHTVAAETVVAATKNEVGYLDGVPGVGVIDRGKSFLDVDERGFTGVDGLYAAGRLAEKPHQAAVCAGHGAEVAVAILETDDEPFYHDWVTPDGYFTDRGRDLPPGCEEIDEAERERREAAARERMREAFAEPHPDPQPTHPSLTDDD; translated from the coding sequence ATGACCGAGACACAGTCCGGCGACGACGGAACCGAGAAGACCGGGAACGAGGACGACGGCGCAGCGACGACGGGGATCGGCGACGGCGGAACGGAAAGCGAGAGTGACAGAGAGACACGGACGGAGACGGACGAGTCCAGAGACGCCGTGATCGTCGGCGGCGGCGTCGCGGGACTCTCGGCGGCGACGTTCCTCGCACGCGCCGACCGCGACACGCTGGTGATCGACGCCGGGGACTCTATCCTCCGGCGGAACGCTCACCTCGAGAACTTCCCGGGGTTCCCGGCCGGCGTGAACGCACGGCGACTGCTGGAGCTGCTGGCCGAACAGGCCGCCGGTGCCGGTGCCGACCGCCGCGAGGCGACCGTCGCGTCCGTCCGCCCGACGGCCGAGGGGTTCGTCGTCGAGACGGAACCGGGCCACACCGTCGCCGCCGAGACGGTCGTGGCGGCGACGAAGAACGAGGTGGGGTACCTCGACGGCGTCCCCGGCGTCGGCGTGATCGACCGCGGGAAGTCGTTCCTCGACGTGGACGAACGCGGCTTCACCGGGGTCGACGGCCTGTACGCGGCCGGCCGCCTCGCGGAGAAACCCCACCAGGCGGCCGTCTGTGCCGGGCACGGCGCGGAGGTGGCCGTCGCCATCCTCGAGACGGACGACGAGCCGTTCTACCACGACTGGGTGACCCCGGACGGCTACTTCACCGACCGCGGCCGCGACCTCCCGCCGGGCTGTGAGGAGATCGACGAGGCGGAACGCGAGCGCCGCGAGGCGGCGGCCCGCGAGCGGATGCGCGAGGCGTTCGCCGAGCCACACCCCGACCCGCAGCCCACCCACCCGTCGCTGACGGACGACGACTGA
- a CDS encoding YbjQ family protein gives MEVVTTETVPGEEVAETLGVVRGNTVRARNVGRDITQSIRNITGGELKAYSELLSDARDEALERLVDDAESLDADAVVNVRLESSAIANGGSEVIAYGTAVALE, from the coding sequence ATGGAAGTCGTCACGACGGAGACCGTCCCCGGCGAGGAGGTCGCGGAGACGCTCGGCGTCGTCCGCGGGAACACGGTCCGCGCCCGGAACGTCGGTCGCGACATCACGCAGTCGATCCGGAACATCACCGGCGGCGAGTTGAAGGCGTACTCGGAACTGTTGAGCGACGCCCGCGACGAGGCGCTCGAACGACTCGTCGACGACGCCGAGTCGCTGGATGCCGACGCGGTCGTGAACGTCAGACTCGAGAGTTCCGCCATCGCCAACGGCGGCAGCGAGGTGATCGCGTACGGTACCGCCGTGGCACTGGAGTGA
- a CDS encoding PAS domain-containing sensor histidine kinase: protein MGLHRKLVEESSDIPTVIDADGEITYVSPSVTRTLGYEPEELVGEVGFEYQHPDDRDTVADAIETVRSNPDEIEVVETRFRRADGSWCWIEATIQNRLDDPDIDGILVNSRDISLRRRERRRYRGLAEEYRTLLQSVEDNIFFLDVESTEDGRVYRFDRLNRSYEEQTGITTEDVRGETPVEVFGEELGTELRANYERCAAAGEPISYQEEVPVETGARFWQTVLTPVVEGGDVTRIIGITRNVTERVKRERQLESQNEQLEEFASVVSHDLRNPLSVAQARTELLADEVDSEHVPPVSRSLDRMEEIVDDTLTLAKQGQVVSESEPVPLGDLVESCWENVDAGAAAVELESDVTVVGDRSRLQHVFENLFRNALDHGGTNVTVRVGRSDDHELYVEDSGPGIPEEERERVFEPGHTSTREGTGFGLTIVRRIAEAHGWTVSIVDGADGGARFEFSGVEFVD, encoded by the coding sequence GTGGGCCTTCATCGAAAGCTCGTCGAGGAGTCGTCCGACATCCCGACGGTGATCGACGCGGACGGGGAGATCACGTACGTGAGTCCCTCCGTGACTCGGACCCTCGGGTACGAGCCCGAGGAGTTGGTCGGCGAGGTCGGGTTCGAGTACCAACACCCCGACGACCGTGACACCGTCGCAGACGCGATCGAGACCGTCCGGTCGAACCCAGACGAGATCGAGGTGGTCGAGACGCGGTTCCGTCGGGCAGACGGCTCGTGGTGTTGGATCGAGGCGACGATCCAGAACCGTCTCGACGACCCAGACATCGACGGGATTCTCGTCAACAGCCGCGACATCTCACTGCGGCGACGAGAGCGGCGGCGGTACCGCGGTCTCGCCGAAGAGTACCGGACACTACTCCAGTCCGTCGAAGACAACATCTTCTTCCTCGACGTCGAGTCGACCGAGGACGGACGAGTGTACCGCTTCGACCGGCTGAACCGGTCCTACGAAGAACAGACCGGAATCACGACCGAGGATGTCCGCGGAGAGACGCCGGTCGAGGTGTTCGGTGAGGAACTCGGCACGGAGCTGCGTGCCAACTACGAGCGGTGTGCAGCGGCCGGCGAGCCGATCTCGTACCAGGAGGAGGTCCCGGTCGAGACGGGAGCACGCTTCTGGCAGACCGTGCTCACGCCGGTCGTCGAGGGCGGTGACGTGACACGGATCATCGGGATCACGCGGAACGTCACCGAGCGGGTCAAGCGAGAGCGGCAGCTCGAGAGCCAGAACGAACAACTCGAGGAGTTCGCGAGTGTCGTCTCACACGACCTGCGTAACCCACTCAGCGTCGCACAGGCACGGACGGAGCTACTCGCCGACGAGGTCGACAGCGAACACGTCCCACCGGTGAGTAGATCCCTCGACCGGATGGAGGAGATCGTCGACGACACACTCACTCTCGCCAAACAGGGACAGGTCGTCTCGGAGTCGGAGCCGGTGCCACTGGGTGATCTCGTCGAGTCGTGTTGGGAGAACGTAGACGCGGGCGCTGCAGCGGTCGAACTCGAGTCCGACGTGACGGTCGTCGGCGATCGGAGTCGACTCCAGCACGTCTTCGAGAACCTCTTTCGGAACGCACTGGACCACGGTGGCACCAACGTGACCGTCCGTGTCGGGCGTTCGGACGACCACGAACTGTACGTCGAAGACAGTGGGCCTGGAATTCCCGAGGAAGAGCGCGAGCGGGTGTTCGAGCCCGGACACACCTCCACGCGCGAGGGGACGGGGTTCGGACTGACCATCGTCAGACGGATCGCCGAGGCACACGGCTGGACAGTCTCGATCGTCGACGGAGCCGACGGGGGAGCGCGGTTCGAGTTCAGCGGTGTCGAGTTCGTCGACTGA
- a CDS encoding ArsR family transcriptional regulator: protein MTRERGDGVGDDGDADEAAREAFALLGHDLRLEIVLALLERWRAAATEPTGYADLMRAVGLEDSGKFNYHLQKLRGVYVRKTDEGYVPTAAATALYRAVLGSRPTTDDDVTLDGPDASCPACGTDLAATYEHGFLEVTCPDCGSERPHVSFPLPRNALAGRTETEVYGAVADRVHGFADLVRRGQCPYCAGTVSVSIDPEAVDRPAPEAVDTDAHAVGFDDALRFDCDRCSLVLVPSFTGALAREPRVVATLRSIGVDTEDSPPWVLPLPGRELRSRDPLRVALTWTTDGGTATVVVDDTVAVVSTETATAPE, encoded by the coding sequence GTGACGCGAGAGCGAGGGGACGGAGTGGGTGACGACGGAGACGCTGACGAGGCCGCCCGCGAGGCGTTCGCGCTGTTGGGCCACGACCTCCGACTGGAGATCGTGTTGGCGTTGTTGGAACGGTGGCGCGCGGCGGCGACCGAACCGACGGGGTACGCGGACCTGATGCGTGCGGTCGGCCTCGAAGACAGTGGGAAGTTCAACTACCACCTCCAGAAGCTCCGTGGGGTGTACGTCCGCAAGACCGACGAGGGGTACGTCCCGACCGCCGCCGCGACCGCACTGTACCGCGCCGTGCTCGGGAGCCGCCCCACGACGGACGACGACGTGACGCTCGACGGTCCCGACGCGTCGTGTCCTGCCTGTGGGACGGACCTGGCGGCGACGTACGAACACGGATTCCTCGAGGTGACGTGTCCGGACTGTGGCTCGGAACGTCCACACGTCAGTTTCCCGCTGCCGCGCAACGCCCTCGCCGGGCGGACGGAAACGGAGGTGTACGGAGCCGTGGCCGACCGCGTCCACGGCTTCGCGGACCTCGTGCGTCGGGGACAGTGTCCCTACTGTGCCGGGACGGTCTCCGTCTCGATCGACCCCGAGGCGGTGGACCGCCCGGCACCGGAGGCGGTCGACACCGACGCCCACGCCGTCGGCTTCGACGACGCGCTCCGGTTCGACTGTGACCGGTGTTCGCTCGTACTCGTGCCGAGTTTCACCGGCGCGCTCGCACGCGAGCCGCGGGTGGTAGCGACCCTGCGGTCGATCGGTGTCGACACCGAGGACTCGCCGCCGTGGGTGCTGCCACTGCCGGGGAGAGAACTCCGGAGTCGAGATCCGCTCCGCGTCGCGTTGACGTGGACGACGGACGGGGGAACTGCGACCGTCGTCGTCGACGACACGGTCGCGGTGGTCTCCACCGAGACCGCGACTGCGCCCGAGTAG
- a CDS encoding HAD family hydrolase has product MAYDAVVFDMDGVLVERTPQWVFDETAEETLSAFDITDPMGYEYRAIRHLEGTPDRALEHFDAEYGIDFEEVWQHRDEVLASKQATAVQRNEKNLYDDARRVDDIPVPTGVVSNNLQPAVETVLNSYDLADSFDTVYGLSTRLSEYDYRKPNPTYLEAALRDLDADSAVYVGDRASDVKAARRAGIDGAFVRRPFNDDEVFPPASPRFAADSLGELLDDLEPHLAQAE; this is encoded by the coding sequence ATGGCGTACGACGCGGTCGTGTTCGACATGGACGGAGTTCTCGTCGAGCGCACCCCACAGTGGGTGTTCGACGAGACGGCGGAGGAGACGCTCTCTGCTTTCGACATCACGGACCCGATGGGGTACGAGTACCGAGCGATCAGACACCTGGAGGGGACGCCGGACCGGGCGCTGGAGCACTTCGATGCGGAGTACGGGATCGACTTCGAGGAGGTCTGGCAGCACCGCGACGAGGTGCTCGCGAGCAAGCAGGCGACGGCCGTCCAGCGGAACGAGAAGAACCTCTACGACGACGCGCGCCGGGTCGACGACATCCCGGTGCCGACGGGCGTGGTCTCGAACAACCTCCAGCCCGCGGTGGAGACGGTCCTGAACAGCTACGACCTCGCGGACAGTTTCGACACGGTGTACGGGCTCTCGACGCGCCTCTCGGAGTACGACTACCGGAAGCCGAACCCGACGTACCTGGAGGCCGCCCTGCGGGACCTCGACGCCGACAGCGCCGTCTACGTCGGCGACCGCGCGTCCGACGTGAAGGCGGCGCGGCGCGCCGGCATCGACGGTGCGTTCGTCCGCCGTCCGTTCAACGACGACGAGGTGTTCCCACCCGCGTCGCCGCGGTTCGCCGCCGACTCGCTGGGCGAGTTGCTCGACGACCTCGAACCACACCTCGCGCAGGCGGAGTGA
- a CDS encoding sensor histidine kinase, whose amino-acid sequence MAPTHDGRRLDSRPTDTDESEVDRDEQRRGERADGGGSRDRGATRDDDGDGPDADVDRGDDRDGETADAERRGDAHAHGDEVCARDGGAVPEQTATDYPGAADTDGDDAVRLDGETVASVVSHDLRNPLDVAKANLQVARETGEDEYLAAVADAHDRMEEIIDDVLALARVGEVTDTEPVALATVVEHAWGSVATDDAELRIEGPLPTAVGDADTLERLFENLFRNSVEHAGDAPTVCVGRLDATEEEAPAAAEPPSAVGFYVADDGPGIPVAERERVFESGYSADGTGTGLGLAIARRIVSAHGWSVAAVDGDGGARFEVTGLDDPSSA is encoded by the coding sequence ATGGCACCGACACACGACGGCAGGCGACTGGACTCGCGGCCCACGGACACGGACGAGTCCGAGGTCGACCGAGACGAGCAGCGACGCGGCGAACGAGCGGACGGCGGGGGGTCTCGGGACCGCGGTGCAACCCGAGACGACGACGGAGACGGGCCCGACGCGGACGTAGACCGGGGCGACGACAGGGACGGAGAGACGGCAGACGCGGAGCGGCGTGGGGACGCACACGCACACGGAGACGAGGTCTGTGCTCGCGACGGCGGGGCGGTTCCAGAGCAGACGGCTACCGACTACCCGGGGGCGGCGGACACCGACGGAGACGACGCGGTGCGACTGGACGGCGAGACGGTCGCCAGCGTCGTCTCGCACGACCTGCGGAACCCGCTCGACGTGGCGAAGGCGAACCTCCAGGTGGCACGCGAGACCGGCGAGGACGAGTACCTCGCGGCGGTCGCGGACGCCCACGACCGGATGGAGGAGATCATCGACGACGTGCTCGCACTCGCTCGCGTCGGCGAGGTGACCGACACCGAGCCGGTGGCGTTGGCGACGGTCGTCGAGCACGCCTGGGGCTCGGTGGCGACCGACGACGCCGAACTCCGGATCGAGGGACCGCTCCCGACGGCCGTCGGCGACGCCGACACGCTCGAACGCCTCTTCGAGAACCTCTTCCGCAACAGCGTCGAACACGCCGGCGACGCGCCCACGGTGTGTGTCGGCCGTCTCGACGCGACGGAGGAGGAGGCGCCTGCGGCGGCAGAGCCGCCGTCCGCGGTTGGCTTCTACGTCGCCGACGACGGCCCGGGTATCCCCGTCGCGGAGCGGGAGCGCGTGTTCGAGTCCGGTTACTCCGCGGACGGGACCGGGACCGGTCTCGGGCTCGCCATCGCACGACGGATCGTGAGCGCACACGGTTGGTCCGTGGCGGCCGTCGACGGCGACGGGGGTGCCCGGTTCGAGGTGACTGGGCTGGACGATCCGTCGTCGGCGTAG
- a CDS encoding bacterio-opsin activator domain-containing protein gives MESLSGCPVGVLDVTAAGRVAAANDTVVEVLDTDHDTLAEAHVDDVFPHSVERTLPRAFADADGDPTAHEFEEYYPGLERWLAVTVDPDAVDDGARVYVDDVTDRRSRRREAEALRAELDQMAVISELVSEILVELVGATTREGIAETVVRRLGETDRYEFAWFGEREIGGDDVVIRASAGTTDDTIDCVRQSLDGDAVGPEERAMETGEVRLVAPVADDPSVPEPVRQTAFANGLQSLLSIPLVYGDTVYGIVGVYATEEEAFSGRERASFETLGQVAGFAINAARHRNLLLSDTVTELTLEYSAANCPLADVSASFDTDVALDGVVPQDGGGLLCYVTTADADAETVADDLAECEGVVRTRVVAEGTGGSVEVEFTGGTPLVAASSLGGTIQSATYADGRGEMIVELSPSEDVRRISETIKREFDANLAAKQQRERSVTTERDVQDALGDRLTDKQEEALRTAFFADYFESPRGSTAEEVATSLDITAPTLLYHLRAGQRKLLSSFFEESRERTLDEAD, from the coding sequence ATGGAGTCGCTGTCTGGCTGTCCGGTGGGGGTCCTCGACGTGACTGCCGCGGGTCGCGTCGCTGCCGCGAACGACACCGTCGTCGAGGTGCTCGACACGGACCACGACACACTGGCGGAGGCGCACGTCGACGACGTGTTCCCACACTCCGTCGAGCGGACACTCCCGCGTGCGTTCGCCGACGCCGACGGTGACCCGACGGCACACGAGTTCGAGGAGTACTACCCGGGACTGGAGCGGTGGCTCGCGGTGACGGTGGACCCGGACGCCGTCGACGACGGTGCCCGCGTGTACGTCGACGACGTGACGGATCGCCGGTCGCGTCGCCGCGAGGCGGAGGCGTTGCGCGCCGAACTCGACCAGATGGCGGTGATCTCGGAGTTGGTCTCCGAGATCCTGGTCGAACTCGTCGGCGCGACGACACGTGAGGGGATCGCGGAGACCGTCGTCCGCCGACTCGGCGAGACGGACCGCTACGAGTTCGCCTGGTTCGGGGAACGAGAGATCGGCGGCGACGACGTGGTCATCCGTGCCTCGGCGGGGACGACCGACGACACGATCGACTGCGTCCGGCAGAGTCTCGACGGCGACGCCGTCGGCCCCGAGGAACGCGCGATGGAGACGGGGGAGGTCCGACTCGTCGCGCCCGTCGCCGACGACCCCTCGGTGCCGGAACCCGTCCGGCAGACCGCGTTCGCGAACGGGCTCCAGTCGTTGTTGTCGATCCCGCTGGTGTACGGCGACACCGTCTACGGGATCGTCGGCGTGTACGCGACGGAGGAGGAGGCGTTCTCCGGGCGCGAGCGGGCCAGTTTCGAGACGCTGGGCCAGGTCGCGGGGTTCGCGATCAACGCCGCCCGCCACCGCAACCTCCTGTTGTCGGACACGGTCACCGAGTTGACGCTGGAGTACTCGGCCGCGAACTGCCCGCTCGCGGACGTGTCGGCGTCGTTCGACACGGACGTGGCGCTCGACGGCGTCGTTCCCCAAGACGGCGGTGGACTGCTCTGTTACGTGACGACCGCCGACGCGGACGCCGAGACGGTGGCCGACGACCTCGCAGAGTGCGAAGGCGTCGTCCGCACGCGAGTCGTCGCCGAGGGCACTGGCGGATCGGTCGAGGTGGAGTTCACCGGCGGGACGCCGCTGGTCGCGGCCTCCTCGCTCGGCGGGACGATCCAGTCGGCGACGTACGCCGACGGTCGCGGGGAGATGATCGTCGAGTTGTCGCCCAGCGAGGACGTGCGGCGGATCTCCGAGACGATCAAGCGGGAGTTCGACGCGAACCTCGCGGCGAAACAGCAACGCGAACGGTCCGTTACCACCGAGCGGGACGTACAGGACGCGCTCGGTGATCGACTGACGGACAAACAGGAGGAGGCGCTGCGGACGGCGTTCTTCGCGGACTACTTCGAGTCGCCGCGTGGCAGCACCGCCGAGGAGGTCGCCACCTCGCTGGACATCACCGCGCCGACGCTGTTGTACCACCTGCGCGCCGGCCAGCGCAAGCTGCTGTCGTCGTTCTTCGAGGAGTCGCGCGAGCGGACGCTCGACGAGGCCGACTGA
- a CDS encoding response regulator: MPGEDTDGDIADVRVLVVDDEKEVADAYALRLRNVCDVRAAYGGREALETVEEETIDVILLDRRMPEMSGDEVLEELDERGFDGRVIMLTAIDPGFDVLDLPFDDYLRKPVEREGLAATIDHHRTVLAYELLGEYFSVESKRAVLAAELSTEERQSSDRYGEIEATVEALESRVRRLLSDPIEMFESFDEIGREGL, translated from the coding sequence GTGCCGGGGGAAGACACGGACGGCGACATCGCCGACGTGCGAGTGCTCGTCGTCGACGACGAGAAGGAGGTCGCTGACGCGTACGCGCTACGCCTCCGGAACGTCTGTGATGTGCGCGCCGCGTACGGGGGACGAGAGGCGCTAGAGACCGTCGAGGAGGAGACGATCGACGTGATCCTGCTCGACAGACGGATGCCGGAGATGTCCGGCGACGAGGTGTTGGAGGAACTCGACGAACGGGGGTTCGACGGGCGTGTGATCATGCTGACCGCCATCGATCCCGGGTTCGACGTGCTCGACCTGCCGTTCGACGACTACCTCCGGAAACCGGTCGAACGCGAGGGGTTGGCGGCGACCATCGACCACCACCGGACGGTGTTGGCGTACGAACTGCTGGGCGAGTACTTCAGTGTCGAGTCGAAACGTGCCGTGCTCGCGGCGGAGCTGTCGACGGAGGAACGCCAGAGCAGCGACCGCTACGGCGAGATCGAGGCGACCGTCGAGGCACTGGAGTCGCGCGTCCGACGGCTGCTCTCGGATCCGATCGAGATGTTCGAGTCGTTCGACGAGATCGGCCGCGAGGGGCTGTGA
- a CDS encoding methyl-accepting chemotaxis protein, which translates to MDATRLLPDSLAVESDDTATLRRQRDFYRGLLEQVVETFPDPVGVVDDDGHVAGWNNELAELVGVSAATADGQRASALVGTDGESEVLSETVARTGDVIVEEEPRTGESADGDLWAVLAKGLPLFDPEDGATVGAIQINTVVTDVVRRNRRLAEVQERITEEVTTTTRSVRDSLTETADAAARIDSLADRQRTALDAVETDLAEISDEGETVAERAERIDTLYGELRTDVTRATERADEVATAVETAASETDTIDERVATLTREADRIGAVVDTIDDVADRTNLLALNAAIEAARAGGDGADDHGFDVVADEVKALAERTREEVDTVRDRVAAIRDTVEEVVDGVETLETAVDSAADDATALRETHAEIDDRASAVEREVTAVSTAVGSQSDSLRAVREDVTAVAERADEVSERVGEIAAATETQTDRVRELDETVHALAADLERVDEAPTPAPE; encoded by the coding sequence ATGGACGCGACACGACTGCTTCCCGACTCGCTCGCGGTCGAGAGCGACGACACGGCGACGCTCCGTCGGCAGCGAGACTTCTACCGCGGACTGCTGGAACAGGTCGTCGAGACGTTCCCGGACCCCGTCGGCGTGGTCGACGACGATGGGCACGTCGCGGGGTGGAACAACGAGTTGGCCGAGTTGGTCGGCGTCTCGGCGGCGACGGCGGACGGCCAGCGTGCGTCGGCACTCGTCGGTACCGACGGCGAGAGCGAGGTGCTCTCGGAGACCGTCGCTCGCACCGGCGACGTGATCGTCGAGGAGGAACCGCGGACCGGCGAGTCCGCCGACGGGGACCTCTGGGCCGTGCTGGCGAAGGGGCTCCCGCTGTTCGACCCGGAAGACGGGGCCACCGTCGGAGCGATCCAGATCAACACCGTCGTGACGGACGTGGTCCGCCGGAACCGCCGCCTCGCCGAGGTACAAGAGCGGATCACCGAGGAGGTGACGACGACGACCCGGTCGGTCAGAGACTCGCTGACGGAGACGGCCGACGCGGCCGCTCGGATCGACTCGCTGGCGGACCGCCAGCGGACCGCACTCGACGCCGTCGAGACGGACCTCGCCGAGATCAGCGACGAGGGAGAGACGGTCGCCGAGCGCGCCGAGCGGATCGACACGCTGTACGGAGAGTTGCGGACGGACGTGACACGGGCGACGGAACGCGCCGACGAGGTGGCGACGGCCGTCGAGACGGCCGCGAGCGAGACAGACACCATCGACGAACGCGTGGCGACGCTGACACGCGAGGCCGACCGGATCGGTGCGGTGGTCGACACGATCGACGACGTGGCCGACCGGACGAACCTCTTGGCGTTGAACGCCGCCATCGAGGCGGCACGCGCGGGTGGTGACGGCGCAGACGACCACGGGTTCGACGTGGTTGCAGACGAGGTGAAGGCGCTCGCCGAACGCACCCGCGAGGAGGTGGACACGGTACGGGATCGCGTCGCGGCGATCCGAGACACGGTCGAGGAGGTGGTCGACGGTGTCGAGACCCTGGAGACCGCCGTCGACTCGGCGGCCGACGACGCGACGGCGCTCCGCGAGACACACGCCGAGATCGACGACCGCGCCAGCGCGGTCGAGCGCGAGGTGACGGCCGTCTCGACTGCCGTCGGCTCGCAGTCCGACAGTCTCCGCGCCGTCCGCGAGGACGTGACGGCGGTCGCCGAGCGCGCCGACGAGGTCTCGGAACGCGTCGGAGAGATCGCCGCCGCGACCGAGACCCAGACCGACCGCGTCCGGGAGTTGGACGAGACGGTCCACGCGCTGGCTGCCGACTTGGAACGCGTCGACGAGGCACCCACTCCGGCGCCGGAGTGA